The Janthinobacterium lividum genome has a window encoding:
- a CDS encoding LysR substrate-binding domain-containing protein — protein sequence MLEIRHLRTLSALRSSGSLVRAAQLLNLTQSALSHQIRLLEERYKAPLFERKSMPIAFTATGSRLLELADKLLPEIELAERDVVRLSQGDKGQLRVALECHTCFDWLMPVMDAFRQRWPEVEIDLVSGFHSEPADLLRSGEADLVIGSPYGPDFTVFPLFRFEMLVVMAQKHRLQAQRRLAAADFTGETLITYPVPEERIDLIREVLRPAGIVFERRTAELTVAVLQLVASRRGIAALPNWAIKNYVDYDYVVARPVGEHGLWSDLYVSVPEHLQDKAYVRDFVSVIREQCAASLDGIKLLS from the coding sequence ATGCTAGAAATCCGTCACCTGCGCACTTTGAGTGCCCTGCGTTCCTCCGGCAGCCTGGTGCGCGCCGCGCAGCTGCTCAACCTGACCCAGTCGGCCCTGTCGCACCAGATCCGTTTGCTGGAAGAGCGCTACAAGGCGCCCTTGTTCGAGCGCAAGTCGATGCCGATCGCGTTTACGGCCACGGGCAGCCGGCTGCTGGAGCTGGCCGACAAGCTGCTGCCCGAGATCGAGCTGGCCGAGCGCGACGTGGTGCGCCTGTCGCAGGGCGACAAGGGGCAGTTGCGGGTGGCGCTCGAATGCCATACCTGCTTCGACTGGCTGATGCCCGTGATGGATGCCTTCCGCCAGCGCTGGCCGGAAGTGGAGATCGACCTGGTGTCTGGCTTTCACAGCGAGCCGGCGGACTTGCTGCGCTCGGGCGAGGCGGATCTCGTGATCGGTTCGCCATATGGTCCTGACTTCACCGTGTTTCCCCTGTTCCGCTTTGAAATGCTGGTGGTGATGGCGCAGAAGCACCGGCTGCAGGCGCAGCGCCGGCTCGCGGCGGCCGACTTTACGGGCGAGACCCTGATCACCTATCCCGTGCCGGAAGAGCGCATCGACCTGATCCGCGAAGTGCTGCGGCCGGCCGGCATCGTCTTCGAGCGCCGCACGGCCGAACTGACCGTGGCCGTGCTGCAGCTGGTGGCGAGCCGGCGCGGCATCGCCGCCTTGCCGAACTGGGCCATCAAGAATTACGTCGATTACGATTATGTGGTGGCGCGCCCGGTGGGTGAGCACGGCCTGTGGAGCGATTTGTATGTGTCCGTGCCCGAGCATCTGCAGGACAAGGCGTACGTGCGCGATTTCGTCAGCGTGATACGTGAGCAGTGCGCGGCCTCGCTCGACGGTATCAAATTGTTGTCCTGA
- a CDS encoding 5-methyltetrahydropteroyltriglutamate--homocysteine S-methyltransferase — MTVRTHTLGFPRIGLDRELKHALERHWRGELSEAALEETGQQLRARHWALQRDAGLAYVTVGDFAFYDQVASHIQLLGCEPARFNFAPQQSPLSRYFTMARGADTHTAHAAGNAALEMSKWFDTNYHYLVPELSPQTRFSLACERLLAEVAEAQALGHQVKAALIGPLTFLWLGKEKTPGFERLALLEQLLPVYGALLDRLKQQGVTWVQVDEPILGLDLPNAWRSAFESTYWQLNQVGVNILLATYFSPLEENLSLSCRLPVAGLHVDGIRAPHELISVTDWLPAHKVLSIGIVDGRNIWRTDLDAALAVLQPLAAKRNGHLWLAPSCSLLHVPFSLEAETDLDGEIKTWLAFATEKLSEIAVLKGALEGHPDDAALAALAMSRLAIASRRTSPRVHRPQVTQRQEAQGLDVRVHGEAERNDMVEYFGEQLDGFIFTRLGWVQSYGSRCVKPPVIYGDVQRPAAMTVESSVHAQSPTNEPMKGMLTGPVTILQWSFVRDDQPRATTALQLALAIRDEVADLETAGIGSIQIDEPAIREGLPLRRGQWDAYLDWATRAFRIAVIPPAHLRVNLDCGLKTRGWAETEAALKNMLAAAQQMRAA; from the coding sequence ATGACCGTGCGCACCCACACCCTTGGCTTTCCCCGTATCGGCCTGGACCGCGAGCTCAAGCATGCGCTGGAACGCCACTGGCGCGGCGAGCTGTCCGAGGCGGCCCTGGAAGAGACGGGCCAGCAACTGCGGGCGCGCCACTGGGCGCTGCAGCGCGACGCCGGGCTGGCCTACGTTACCGTGGGTGACTTCGCCTTTTACGACCAGGTCGCCAGCCATATCCAGCTGCTGGGCTGCGAACCGGCGCGTTTCAACTTCGCGCCACAGCAGTCGCCCCTGTCGCGCTATTTCACGATGGCGCGCGGCGCAGACACGCACACAGCACACGCCGCAGGCAATGCCGCGCTGGAAATGAGCAAATGGTTTGACACCAATTACCATTACCTGGTGCCCGAATTGTCGCCGCAGACCCGGTTTTCGCTGGCCTGCGAGCGTTTGCTGGCGGAAGTGGCCGAAGCGCAGGCACTGGGCCACCAGGTCAAGGCGGCCCTGATCGGCCCCCTCACCTTCCTCTGGCTGGGCAAGGAAAAGACACCGGGCTTCGAGCGCCTGGCCCTGCTGGAACAATTGCTGCCCGTCTATGGCGCCCTGCTCGACCGCCTGAAGCAGCAAGGCGTGACGTGGGTGCAGGTCGACGAACCGATCCTGGGCCTGGACTTGCCCAACGCGTGGCGCAGCGCCTTTGAAAGCACGTATTGGCAGCTGAACCAGGTGGGCGTGAATATCCTGCTGGCCACGTATTTCTCGCCGCTGGAAGAAAACCTCAGCCTGAGCTGTCGCCTGCCCGTGGCCGGCCTGCATGTCGACGGCATCCGCGCGCCGCATGAGCTGATCAGCGTGACGGACTGGCTGCCTGCGCATAAAGTCTTGTCGATCGGCATCGTCGACGGGCGCAATATCTGGCGCACCGACCTCGACGCGGCCCTGGCCGTGCTGCAGCCGCTGGCGGCCAAACGCAACGGCCACCTGTGGCTGGCGCCGTCGTGCTCGCTGCTGCATGTGCCGTTCAGCCTGGAAGCGGAAACGGACCTCGATGGCGAAATCAAGACCTGGCTGGCGTTTGCCACGGAGAAACTGTCGGAGATCGCCGTCCTCAAGGGCGCGCTCGAGGGCCATCCCGATGACGCCGCACTGGCCGCATTGGCCATGTCCCGCCTGGCTATTGCCAGCCGCCGTACCAGCCCCCGCGTGCACCGTCCGCAAGTGACGCAGCGCCAGGAAGCGCAGGGCCTGGACGTGCGCGTGCATGGCGAAGCGGAACGCAACGACATGGTCGAATACTTCGGCGAGCAATTGGACGGTTTTATCTTCACGCGCCTGGGCTGGGTGCAATCGTACGGCTCGCGCTGCGTCAAGCCGCCCGTCATCTACGGCGACGTGCAGCGCCCGGCCGCCATGACCGTCGAGTCGTCGGTCCATGCGCAAAGCCCGACGAATGAACCGATGAAGGGCATGCTGACGGGCCCGGTAACGATCTTGCAGTGGTCGTTCGTGCGCGACGACCAGCCGCGCGCCACCACGGCGCTGCAACTGGCCCTGGCCATCCGCGACGAGGTGGCAGACCTGGAAACGGCCGGCATCGGCAGCATCCAGATCGACGAACCGGCCATTCGCGAAGGCTTGCCGCTGCGGCGCGGCCAGTGGGACGCCTACCTGGACTGGGCCACGCGCGCCTTCCGCATCGCCGTGATTCCGCCAGCCCATTTACGGGTCAACCTCGACTGCGGCCTGAAGACGCGGGGCTGGGCGGAAACGGAAGCGGCCTTAAAAAATATGCTCGCGGCGGCTCAGCAGATGCGGGCAGCTTGA
- the minC gene encoding septum site-determining protein MinC: MSKSPSQKPIEIKISTVVAVSAIMHSADTQALDAALRDMTGGVADFFEDDLAVLDVAALPPGSVPIDWAALVALLKKYRLNAVAVRNAPADMHDAILTQGLSLDSGKTRDDAPPKDGPKDTPTAAAQAGADAQVMVIDTPVRAGQRVYARGCDLIITAVVNNGAEIIADGSIHVYSSLYGRALAGASGNAQARIFALAMEPELVSIAGVYRTFEDGFPAEMARGPAQIRLAGDRIDIHSVNPVTPVNRS, from the coding sequence ATGTCCAAAAGCCCGTCGCAGAAGCCTATCGAAATCAAGATTTCCACTGTCGTTGCTGTCTCCGCCATTATGCATAGCGCCGATACGCAGGCACTCGATGCCGCCTTGCGCGACATGACGGGAGGCGTGGCGGACTTTTTCGAGGACGACCTGGCCGTGCTGGACGTGGCGGCCTTGCCGCCCGGCAGCGTGCCCATCGACTGGGCCGCCCTCGTGGCCCTGCTGAAAAAATACCGCCTGAATGCCGTCGCCGTGCGCAATGCGCCGGCCGACATGCATGACGCCATCCTGACGCAAGGCTTGAGCCTCGACAGCGGCAAGACGCGCGACGATGCGCCGCCCAAGGATGGTCCCAAGGATACTCCCACGGCCGCCGCCCAGGCGGGCGCCGACGCACAGGTGATGGTGATCGACACGCCCGTGCGGGCCGGCCAGCGCGTTTATGCGCGCGGCTGCGACCTGATCATCACCGCTGTCGTCAACAATGGCGCCGAAATCATCGCCGACGGCAGCATCCACGTGTATTCCTCGCTGTACGGCCGCGCGCTGGCGGGCGCCTCGGGCAATGCCCAGGCGCGCATCTTCGCACTGGCCATGGAACCGGAACTGGTCTCGATCGCCGGCGTGTACCGCACGTTCGAGGATGGTTTCCCCGCAGAAATGGCGCGCGGACCCGCGCAAATTCGTTTGGCTGGAGACAGAATCGATATACACTCTGTCAATCCGGTCACTCCCGTGAACCGCTCTTAA
- the minD gene encoding septum site-determining protein MinD, with translation MARIIVVTSGKGGVGKTTSSASFSTGLAMRGHKTAVLDFDVGLRNLDLIMGCERRVVYDLINVINKEATLNQALIKDKHCDNLFILPASQTRDKDALSEEGVERVLNDLINMGFEFIICDSPAGIEHGALMALTFADEAIIVTNPEVSSVRDSDRILGILQAKSRRAQTGGEPVKEHLLITRYSPKRVESDEMLSYQDVQEILRIPLVGIIPESEQVLAASNQGNPAIHFTGTDVAQAYEDVVSRFLGEDVELRFTNYEKPGLLQRIFGAK, from the coding sequence GTGGCAAGAATTATTGTTGTGACGTCCGGCAAGGGCGGTGTCGGCAAGACGACCTCTAGCGCCAGTTTTTCCACTGGCCTGGCCATGCGCGGCCACAAGACAGCCGTGCTCGACTTCGACGTGGGCCTGCGTAACCTCGACCTGATCATGGGTTGCGAGCGCCGCGTCGTCTACGACCTGATCAATGTGATCAACAAGGAAGCAACGCTGAATCAGGCCCTGATCAAGGACAAGCACTGCGACAACCTGTTCATCCTGCCTGCCTCGCAGACGCGCGACAAGGATGCCTTGTCGGAAGAAGGCGTGGAACGCGTGTTGAACGACCTGATCAACATGGGTTTCGAGTTCATCATCTGCGATTCGCCAGCCGGCATCGAGCATGGCGCGCTGATGGCGCTGACGTTTGCCGACGAAGCCATTATCGTCACCAACCCGGAAGTGTCTTCGGTGCGCGATTCGGACCGCATCCTGGGCATCCTGCAAGCCAAGTCGCGCCGCGCGCAGACGGGCGGCGAGCCGGTCAAGGAACATTTGCTGATTACCCGCTACTCGCCGAAACGCGTGGAATCGGATGAAATGCTGTCCTACCAGGACGTGCAGGAAATCCTGCGCATCCCGCTGGTGGGCATCATTCCGGAATCGGAGCAAGTGCTGGCCGCCTCGAACCAGGGCAATCCGGCCATCCATTTCACGGGCACGGACGTGGCGCAAGCCTATGAAGACGTGGTCTCGCGTTTCCTCGGCGAAGATGTCGAGTTGCGCTTTACCAACTATGAAAAGCCTGGATTACTCCAGCGCATTTTTGGGGCGAAGTGA
- a CDS encoding response regulator transcription factor produces the protein MRIAVLDSDHSQAELICQVLTAAGHACHEFQSAKEMLGQLRKDSCDMLILDWHVSDLDGAEVLRRAREKLAPKAPVLFMTNSSGEDDVVAGMTAGADDYMIKPLRRSELALRTQALLRVAYPAQNGAEYLQFGHYTFETRPGRLLRDGEVLDVTHKEFALALLFFRNLGRPLSRAYIHEAVWQRDTALPSRTMDTHVSRVRNKLQLKPEHGYRLVPVYSYGYRLEKLGG, from the coding sequence ATGCGAATTGCCGTACTCGATAGCGACCATAGCCAGGCAGAACTGATCTGCCAGGTGCTCACCGCCGCCGGCCACGCTTGCCACGAGTTTCAGAGTGCCAAGGAAATGCTGGGGCAACTGCGCAAGGACAGTTGCGACATGCTCATCCTCGACTGGCATGTAAGCGATCTGGACGGCGCGGAAGTCTTGCGCCGTGCCCGGGAAAAACTGGCGCCTAAGGCGCCCGTGTTGTTTATGACCAACAGTTCCGGCGAAGACGACGTGGTGGCGGGCATGACGGCGGGGGCAGACGACTACATGATCAAGCCCCTGCGGCGCAGCGAGCTGGCCTTGCGCACCCAGGCGCTGCTGCGCGTGGCGTACCCGGCCCAGAATGGCGCCGAATACTTGCAATTCGGTCATTACACGTTTGAAACCCGCCCCGGCCGCCTGCTGCGCGATGGCGAAGTGCTGGACGTGACGCACAAGGAATTCGCCCTCGCGCTGCTGTTTTTCCGCAACCTGGGCCGTCCCCTGTCGCGCGCCTACATCCACGAAGCCGTGTGGCAGCGCGACACGGCCCTGCCTTCGCGCACCATGGACACCCACGTTTCGCGCGTGCGCAACAAGCTGCAGCTGAAACCGGAACACGGCTACCGCCTCGTGCCTGTCTACAGTTATGGTTATCGCCTGGAAAAACTGGGCGGGTGA
- the hemA gene encoding glutamyl-tRNA reductase produces MQLLAVGLNHTTAPVSLREQLAFAPEHLGQAVVAARTWFQRIDLRDNDEAAILSTCNRTELYAASHVPNPLDAGAHFLADYHKLNYSELRPHLYMLPQHDAVRHTFRVASGLDSMVLGETQILGQIKDAIRTADEAGGLGTYLHQLFQRSFSVAKEVRSSTEIGAHSVSMAAAAVRLSQRIFDKIAEQNVLFIGAGEMIELCATHFAAQNPKSITIANRTMERGEELAHRFNGKAIRLADLPEQLHQFDIVISCTASSLPLLGLGLVERAIKARRHKPMFMVDLAVPRDIEAEVGRLNDVFLYTVDDLGKVVQTGLESRQAAVAQAEAIIETRVQSFMSWVDDRAMVPVIQHLHENSEALRLMEVERARKMLAKGADIDAVLEALSKGLTAKFLHGPQQALHHAQGDERKQLVTLLPKLFRPRR; encoded by the coding sequence ATGCAACTGCTCGCCGTCGGCCTCAACCATACCACCGCCCCAGTGTCGCTCCGCGAACAGCTGGCGTTTGCGCCTGAGCACTTGGGCCAGGCGGTGGTGGCGGCGCGCACCTGGTTCCAGCGCATCGACTTGCGCGACAACGATGAGGCGGCCATCCTCTCGACGTGCAACCGCACCGAGCTGTATGCGGCCAGCCATGTGCCGAACCCGCTCGACGCGGGCGCGCATTTCCTGGCCGATTATCACAAGCTCAACTACAGCGAGCTGCGCCCCCATCTGTATATGTTGCCGCAGCACGATGCCGTGCGCCACACCTTCCGCGTCGCCTCCGGGCTCGACTCGATGGTGCTGGGCGAAACGCAGATCCTGGGCCAGATCAAGGACGCCATCCGCACGGCCGACGAGGCAGGCGGTCTGGGCACGTATCTGCACCAGTTGTTCCAGCGCAGCTTTTCCGTGGCCAAGGAAGTGCGCAGCAGCACGGAAATCGGCGCCCACAGCGTTTCCATGGCGGCCGCCGCCGTGCGCCTGTCGCAGCGCATCTTCGACAAGATTGCCGAGCAGAACGTACTGTTCATCGGCGCCGGCGAAATGATTGAATTGTGCGCCACGCACTTTGCGGCGCAAAACCCGAAAAGCATCACCATTGCCAACCGCACCATGGAACGGGGCGAAGAGCTGGCGCACCGCTTCAACGGCAAGGCCATCCGCCTGGCGGACTTGCCGGAGCAACTGCACCAGTTCGACATCGTCATCTCGTGCACGGCGTCGTCCTTGCCGCTGCTGGGCCTGGGCCTGGTCGAGCGCGCCATCAAGGCACGCCGCCACAAGCCCATGTTCATGGTCGACCTGGCCGTGCCGCGCGACATCGAAGCGGAAGTGGGCCGCCTGAACGACGTCTTCCTGTACACGGTCGACGACTTGGGCAAGGTCGTGCAAACGGGCCTGGAAAGCCGGCAGGCGGCCGTGGCGCAAGCCGAAGCCATCATCGAGACGCGCGTGCAATCGTTCATGAGCTGGGTCGACGACCGCGCCATGGTGCCCGTTATCCAGCATTTGCATGAAAACAGCGAAGCGCTGCGCCTGATGGAAGTGGAGCGGGCGCGCAAGATGCTGGCCAAGGGCGCCGATATCGACGCCGTCCTCGAAGCGCTGTCGAAAGGCTTGACGGCCAAGTTCCTGCACGGCCCGCAGCAGGCGCTGCACCACGCGCAAGGCGACGAGCGCAAGCAGCTGGTCACCCTGCTGCCAAAACTGTTCCGCCCCCGCCGTTAG
- the prfA gene encoding peptide chain release factor 1: MKPSMLAKLDQLANRLVELDELLMHPDATSNMDSYRKMTREHAELGPLVALYRSYLEAGNDITTAQEMLSDPDMKEFAQEEIEAAKATMAQLERELQTMLLPKDVNDERNIFLEIRAGTGGDESALFAGDLLRMYTRFAERNRWQVELVSSSDSDLGGYREVIVRVVGNGAYSKLKFESGGHRVQRVPATETQGRIHTSACTVAVMPEADEVEDVNINPADLRIDTYRASGAGGQHINKTDSAVRITHLPTGIVVECQDDRSQHKNKAQAMKVLAARIKDVQLREQQSKEAATRKSLIGSGDRSERIRTYNFPQGRLTDHRINLTLYKLDFIMDGDLTDLTNALAAEHQAELLAALGD; the protein is encoded by the coding sequence ATGAAACCATCCATGCTGGCCAAACTCGATCAACTGGCGAACCGCCTGGTCGAACTCGACGAACTGCTGATGCATCCGGACGCCACGTCGAACATGGACAGCTACCGCAAGATGACGCGCGAGCACGCCGAACTGGGCCCGCTGGTGGCCCTGTACCGTTCCTACCTGGAAGCGGGCAACGATATTACGACAGCGCAAGAGATGCTGTCCGACCCGGACATGAAGGAATTCGCCCAGGAAGAAATCGAAGCGGCGAAAGCCACCATGGCGCAGCTGGAGCGCGAATTGCAGACCATGCTGCTGCCGAAGGATGTCAATGACGAGCGCAATATCTTCCTGGAAATTCGCGCCGGCACGGGCGGCGATGAATCGGCCCTGTTCGCCGGCGACCTGCTGCGCATGTACACGCGCTTTGCCGAGCGCAACCGCTGGCAAGTAGAACTGGTGTCGTCGTCCGATTCCGACCTGGGCGGCTACCGCGAGGTGATCGTGCGCGTCGTCGGCAATGGCGCGTACTCGAAACTGAAATTCGAGTCGGGCGGCCACCGCGTGCAGCGCGTGCCGGCCACGGAAACGCAGGGCCGCATCCACACCTCCGCCTGCACGGTGGCCGTGATGCCGGAAGCGGACGAAGTGGAAGACGTCAACATCAATCCGGCCGACCTGCGCATCGACACCTACCGCGCCTCGGGCGCCGGCGGACAGCACATCAACAAGACGGATTCCGCCGTGCGCATCACCCACTTGCCGACCGGCATCGTGGTGGAATGCCAGGATGACCGCAGCCAGCACAAGAACAAGGCGCAGGCGATGAAAGTGCTGGCCGCGCGCATCAAGGACGTGCAATTGCGCGAACAGCAGTCGAAGGAAGCGGCCACCCGCAAGAGCCTGATCGGCTCGGGCGACCGCAGCGAGCGCATCCGTACTTATAACTTCCCGCAGGGCCGCCTGACGGACCACCGCATCAATTTGACCTTGTATAAGCTCGACTTCATCATGGATGGGGATTTGACGGACTTGACGAATGCGCTGGCGGCAGAGCACCAGGCCGAACTGCTTGCCGCGCTGGGCGATTAA
- a CDS encoding disulfide bond formation protein B — MKNSRTVLLSIAALCFLMLGVAMYLQHAMNMAPCPLCVIQRYLFLAIGIACLAGAAANRPKIGASVGLLAALGGLGVGAKHLYVLANPGFSCGIDPVETTLNKIFTAQVMPFMFESYGACENAGEPFFGLSIPQWAFIWFAIFSVGLLWTLLRRQK; from the coding sequence ATGAAAAATTCACGCACCGTCCTCCTGTCGATCGCCGCCCTGTGTTTCCTGATGCTGGGCGTGGCCATGTATTTGCAGCATGCCATGAACATGGCGCCGTGCCCGCTGTGCGTGATCCAGCGCTACCTGTTCCTCGCCATCGGCATCGCCTGCCTGGCTGGCGCGGCGGCGAACCGGCCGAAAATCGGCGCGAGCGTCGGCTTGCTGGCGGCCCTGGGCGGCCTGGGCGTGGGCGCCAAGCATTTGTACGTGTTGGCCAACCCCGGCTTCTCGTGCGGCATCGACCCGGTGGAAACGACGCTGAACAAGATTTTCACGGCGCAAGTCATGCCCTTCATGTTTGAATCCTATGGTGCCTGCGAAAACGCCGGCGAGCCGTTTTTCGGCCTGTCGATTCCGCAATGGGCGTTCATCTGGTTTGCCATTTTTAGCGTCGGCCTGCTGTGGACTTTGCTGCGCCGTCAGAAATAA
- the gshA gene encoding glutamate--cysteine ligase, which translates to MPNLLTRRLALLTEDANRALLGGLRGIERETLRVDHAGHLASTPHPAALGSALTHPEITTDYAEALLEFITPAEADIGVTLDKLDTVHRHAYSRLGDELLWSQSMPCQLPPEAEIEIANYGSSNMGMLKHVYRRGLALRYGKAMQCIAGIHYNYSLDEQLWQVLASNQDTSASPTHATATPKDVQSESYLATIRNFRRYSWLLMYLFGASPALSAGFLRGRAHKLDTLSDDTLFLPYATSLRMSDLGYQNDAQSGLRPHENSLEDYVNALTHAVNDPYPPYEALGTKKDGEWIQLSTNVLQIENEYYSTIRPKRVIRTGERPIQALCLRGVQYIEVRCMDVDPFEPVGISLETGRFLDAFLLFCALDDSGPISAEQSACYTNNFARTVKEGRKPGLTLRRDGEEITLQAWGEELLARIAPVAALLDARIGGTQHAASLAAQAAKLADPDTTPSAKVLAELRANGGSFAAFGLRQSESHAAYFRTHPATKEQSAYFDAMAASSLAEQRTMEAAPAGSFDDFVAAYRASTLCSHT; encoded by the coding sequence TTGCCCAACCTGTTGACTCGCCGCCTGGCATTGCTGACCGAAGATGCCAACCGCGCGCTGCTGGGCGGCTTGCGCGGCATCGAGCGTGAAACCCTGCGCGTCGACCATGCCGGCCATCTGGCTTCCACTCCCCACCCCGCCGCCCTGGGCTCGGCGCTGACGCACCCTGAAATCACCACCGACTACGCCGAAGCGCTGCTCGAATTCATCACCCCGGCCGAAGCCGACATCGGCGTCACGCTCGACAAGCTCGACACCGTGCACCGCCACGCCTACAGCCGCCTCGGCGACGAGTTGCTGTGGAGCCAGTCGATGCCGTGCCAGCTGCCGCCCGAAGCGGAAATCGAGATCGCCAACTACGGCAGCTCGAACATGGGCATGCTCAAGCATGTCTACCGGCGCGGCCTGGCCTTGCGTTACGGCAAAGCCATGCAATGCATCGCCGGCATCCATTACAACTATTCGCTCGACGAGCAGCTGTGGCAAGTGCTGGCCAGCAACCAGGACACCAGCGCCAGCCCGACACACGCGACGGCCACGCCGAAAGACGTGCAGTCGGAAAGCTATCTGGCGACGATCCGCAATTTCCGCCGCTACAGCTGGCTGCTGATGTACCTGTTCGGCGCTTCGCCGGCCCTGTCCGCCGGTTTCCTGCGCGGCCGCGCGCACAAGCTCGACACCTTGTCCGACGACACCTTGTTCCTGCCGTACGCCACCAGCCTGCGCATGAGCGACCTCGGTTACCAGAACGATGCCCAGTCCGGCCTGCGTCCGCACGAAAACAGCCTGGAAGACTACGTCAACGCGCTCACGCACGCCGTCAACGACCCGTATCCGCCGTACGAAGCGCTGGGCACGAAAAAGGATGGCGAGTGGATCCAGTTGTCCACCAACGTGCTGCAGATCGAAAATGAATACTATTCGACCATCCGCCCGAAACGCGTGATCCGCACGGGCGAGCGCCCGATCCAGGCCCTGTGCCTGCGCGGCGTGCAATACATCGAAGTGCGCTGCATGGACGTCGACCCGTTCGAACCGGTGGGCATCAGCCTGGAAACGGGCCGCTTCCTCGACGCGTTTTTGCTGTTCTGCGCGCTCGACGACAGCGGTCCCATCTCGGCCGAGCAAAGCGCCTGCTACACGAACAATTTCGCCCGTACCGTCAAGGAAGGCCGCAAGCCGGGCTTGACCCTGCGCCGCGACGGCGAAGAAATCACCCTGCAGGCCTGGGGCGAGGAATTGCTGGCGCGCATCGCGCCCGTGGCGGCCTTGCTCGACGCGCGCATTGGCGGCACGCAGCATGCGGCCAGCCTGGCGGCGCAGGCGGCCAAGCTGGCCGACCCGGACACGACGCCATCGGCAAAGGTATTGGCCGAGCTGCGTGCCAATGGTGGCTCGTTTGCCGCCTTCGGCCTGCGCCAGAGCGAAAGCCACGCCGCCTATTTCCGCACGCATCCGGCAACCAAGGAACAAAGCGCGTACTTCGACGCGATGGCCGCCAGCTCGCTGGCCGAGCAGCGCACTATGGAAGCGGCGCCCGCCGGCAGCTTCGACGATTTCGTCGCCGCCTACCGCGCCAGTACCCTGTGTTCGCACACCTGA
- a CDS encoding histone deacetylase family protein, translating into MLTFYNELHSQHRGRFEMFRGTMVPCFETPERADMVVAELERRNLGRIVTPHGVPLTSLERIHTPRYLHFLRHAWHDWLALDPDNAGKDALPSVWPVRTLRSDIEPDDFTAKLGLYSMDNGTPLTAGTWTAAKTGADCAVNAAHALRLGERATFALTRPPGHHAGSDFFGGYCFLNNAALAAQHLLDDGARKVAIVDIDYHHGNGTQSIFYARDDVLFASLHADPRGEYPFYLGHADETGSGAGLGYNVNLPLPAGTSTASWFAALETACLRINMYAPDALVVSLGVDTFAGDPLSHFSLQSGDYLRVGERLAHLNLPTAFILEGGYAVKEIGINVVNVLEGFETAE; encoded by the coding sequence ATGCTGACCTTCTACAATGAATTGCATAGCCAGCACCGGGGCCGCTTCGAGATGTTTCGCGGCACCATGGTGCCCTGCTTCGAGACGCCGGAACGGGCCGACATGGTGGTGGCCGAGCTGGAACGGCGCAACCTGGGCCGCATCGTCACGCCGCACGGCGTACCGCTGACGTCGCTGGAACGCATCCACACGCCGCGCTACCTGCATTTTTTGCGCCACGCCTGGCACGACTGGCTGGCGCTCGACCCCGACAACGCGGGCAAGGATGCACTGCCATCCGTGTGGCCCGTGCGCACCTTGCGCAGCGACATCGAACCGGACGACTTCACGGCCAAGCTGGGCCTGTATTCGATGGACAATGGCACGCCGCTGACGGCCGGCACGTGGACGGCGGCCAAGACGGGCGCCGACTGCGCCGTCAACGCGGCCCACGCGCTGCGCCTGGGAGAGCGGGCGACGTTTGCCCTGACGCGCCCGCCGGGCCACCACGCGGGCAGCGATTTCTTTGGCGGCTACTGTTTTCTCAACAACGCTGCCCTGGCCGCGCAGCATCTGCTCGACGACGGCGCCCGCAAGGTCGCCATCGTCGATATCGACTACCACCACGGCAACGGCACCCAGAGCATCTTTTATGCGCGTGACGACGTGCTGTTCGCCTCCCTGCACGCCGACCCGCGCGGCGAATACCCGTTTTACCTCGGCCACGCCGATGAAACGGGCAGCGGCGCGGGGCTCGGCTACAACGTCAACCTGCCGCTGCCGGCCGGCACGTCCACAGCCAGCTGGTTCGCCGCGCTGGAAACGGCCTGCCTGCGCATCAATATGTACGCGCCCGACGCGCTGGTGGTCTCGCTCGGTGTGGATACTTTCGCCGGCGACCCGCTGTCGCACTTCTCCCTGCAAAGCGGGGACTACCTGCGCGTGGGCGAGCGCCTCGCGCATTTGAATTTGCCCACCGCCTTCATCCTCGAAGGCGGCTATGCGGTGAAGGAAATCGGCATCAATGTGGTGAACGTCCTCGAAGGTTTCGAGACGGCTGAATAG